In a genomic window of Ralstonia nicotianae:
- the ispD gene encoding 2-C-methyl-D-erythritol 4-phosphate cytidylyltransferase, whose product MSVSSRPGRRRFALIPSAGTGTRAGGDLPKQYQPIAGRPMLWHTVQAFLASAAIDRVVVVTSPGAPALAARFPGLGFDAARLVEVDCGGDSRHASVTNGLAALRGLGAHEDDWVLVHDAARPGLTPALIARLVGAVEADGGQAVGGILALPVADTLKRADAGQHIAETVPRGGLWQAQTPQMFPLGLLQRALSEALTAQRIVTDEASAIEAAGHRLLLVAGALRNFKVTYPDDFALAEAILAGAAPTQEDSQA is encoded by the coding sequence ATGTCCGTTTCCTCCCGTCCCGGCCGACGCCGGTTTGCGCTGATCCCGTCCGCCGGCACCGGCACGCGTGCCGGCGGCGATCTGCCCAAGCAGTACCAGCCCATCGCCGGCCGCCCGATGCTGTGGCATACCGTGCAGGCCTTCCTGGCCAGCGCGGCGATCGACCGGGTGGTGGTGGTGACTTCGCCGGGCGCGCCGGCGCTGGCGGCGCGCTTTCCCGGCCTGGGCTTCGACGCGGCCCGGCTGGTGGAGGTCGATTGCGGCGGCGATTCGCGCCATGCCTCGGTCACCAACGGCCTGGCGGCGCTGCGTGGCCTCGGCGCGCACGAAGACGACTGGGTGCTCGTGCACGATGCCGCCCGCCCGGGCCTCACGCCTGCCCTGATCGCGCGGCTGGTCGGCGCCGTCGAGGCCGACGGCGGGCAGGCGGTCGGCGGCATCCTGGCGCTGCCGGTAGCCGATACGCTCAAGCGCGCCGATGCCGGGCAGCACATCGCCGAGACCGTGCCGCGCGGCGGCCTGTGGCAGGCGCAGACGCCGCAGATGTTTCCGCTCGGCCTGCTGCAGCGCGCCCTGTCGGAGGCCCTGACCGCACAGCGCATCGTCACCGATGAGGCCAGCGCCATCGAGGCCGCCGGTCACCGGCTCTTGCTGGTGGCCGGCGCGCTGCGCAACTTCAAGGTGACTTATCCCGACGATTTCGCGCTCGCCGAGGCCATCCTCGCGGGCGCCGCACCGACCCAGGAGGATTCGCAAGCATGA
- a CDS encoding carboxymuconolactone decarboxylase family protein: MDFLQAIKARIPDYAKDIRLNLDGTLARSSLQGSDAMGVALAAAFAARSKVIADAIRDAGVLSPEEVNGALTAAALMGMNNVWYPYVEMADDADLAQQPAELRMNAYAGSGGVDKRRFEMYALAASIVGKCHFCIQSHYAQLKRHQDMTTQQLRDVGRIAAVIHAAALVIAAESA, translated from the coding sequence ATGGACTTCCTTCAAGCGATCAAGGCGCGCATTCCCGACTACGCCAAGGACATCCGCCTGAACCTGGACGGCACCCTCGCGCGCTCGTCGCTGCAAGGCAGTGACGCCATGGGCGTGGCGCTGGCGGCGGCCTTCGCGGCCCGGAGCAAGGTGATCGCCGATGCCATCCGCGATGCCGGCGTGCTGTCGCCGGAGGAAGTCAACGGCGCTCTGACCGCGGCCGCGCTGATGGGCATGAACAACGTCTGGTACCCCTACGTCGAGATGGCGGACGACGCCGACCTCGCGCAGCAGCCGGCCGAACTGCGCATGAACGCCTACGCCGGCAGCGGCGGCGTCGACAAGCGCCGCTTCGAGATGTATGCGCTGGCCGCGTCCATCGTCGGCAAGTGCCATTTCTGCATCCAGTCGCACTACGCGCAGCTGAAGCGCCACCAGGACATGACGACGCAGCAGTTGCGCGATGTCGGCCGGATCGCGGCGGTGATCCACGCGGCGGCACTGGTGATCGCGGCGGAATCGGCGTAA
- a CDS encoding efflux RND transporter periplasmic adaptor subunit gives MPVLRLPYPHSDSTGSFSAPFLPRRRAFPAVSGALLLGGALLLAGCGKEQPKAPEVRPVRTMTVVSEQAAGTVEFSGDVRPRVESRLGFRVPGKIIARLVDVGATVRKGQVLARLDPTDLALAQQSAQAQLQAAKTDRDLAASDLKRFSELFAKGFISAAEQQRHQANYDAAQARYDQAVAGYRNQSNQAAYATLEADADGVVTSVDAEVGQVVSAGQPVVRVAQTAEKEVVVGIPEDQVDALRKSPDVRVKLWADPSRSLPGKVREIAPAADPVTRTYTVKITVPNPPPDLKLGMTAVATFVRPGGGADSGGMGVRVPITALLQEQGKNVVWLYDAASQTVKPVPVTVGAPRDNVLLVTGGLSSGQTIVTAGVHLLKAGQHVMPMAAADQPSAQSAITPRR, from the coding sequence ATGCCCGTGTTGCGCCTGCCGTACCCGCATTCCGACTCCACCGGTTCTTTTTCCGCGCCGTTTCTGCCGCGCAGGCGCGCTTTTCCTGCTGTTTCCGGGGCGCTTCTCCTGGGGGGCGCGCTGCTGTTGGCGGGGTGCGGCAAAGAGCAACCCAAGGCACCCGAGGTGCGGCCGGTCCGGACCATGACCGTGGTCAGCGAGCAGGCCGCCGGTACCGTCGAATTCTCCGGCGATGTGCGCCCGCGCGTCGAGTCGCGGCTGGGTTTCCGAGTGCCGGGCAAGATCATCGCGCGGCTGGTGGACGTTGGCGCCACGGTCAGGAAAGGCCAGGTGCTGGCGCGGCTGGACCCGACCGACCTGGCGCTGGCGCAGCAATCCGCCCAGGCGCAGTTGCAGGCGGCCAAGACCGACCGCGATCTGGCGGCGTCCGACCTCAAGCGTTTTTCCGAACTGTTCGCCAAGGGCTTCATCAGCGCGGCCGAGCAGCAGCGCCACCAGGCCAATTACGATGCAGCCCAGGCGCGCTACGACCAGGCGGTCGCGGGCTACCGCAACCAGTCCAACCAGGCGGCCTATGCCACGCTGGAAGCCGACGCCGATGGCGTGGTGACGAGCGTGGATGCCGAGGTCGGCCAGGTGGTCTCCGCCGGCCAGCCGGTGGTGCGCGTGGCGCAGACGGCCGAGAAAGAGGTGGTGGTCGGCATTCCCGAAGACCAGGTCGATGCGCTGCGCAAGTCGCCCGACGTGCGCGTCAAGCTGTGGGCCGACCCGTCGCGCAGCCTGCCCGGCAAGGTGCGCGAGATCGCGCCGGCGGCCGACCCCGTCACGCGGACATACACCGTGAAGATCACCGTGCCGAATCCGCCGCCCGATCTCAAGCTGGGCATGACGGCGGTGGCCACCTTCGTGCGTCCGGGCGGCGGCGCGGACAGCGGCGGCATGGGCGTGCGCGTACCGATCACGGCCTTGCTGCAGGAGCAGGGCAAAAACGTGGTGTGGCTCTATGACGCGGCGTCGCAGACGGTCAAGCCGGTGCCGGTGACGGTGGGCGCGCCGCGCGACAACGTGCTGCTGGTGACCGGCGGCCTGTCGTCCGGCCAGACCATCGTTACGGCGGGCGTGCATCTGCTCAAGGCCGGCCAGCACGTGATGCCGATGGCGGCGGCGGACCAGCCGTCGGCCCAGTCGGCCATCACGCCGCGGCGCTGA
- a CDS encoding DUF1800 domain-containing protein: MRISGWTTIPMALAVAGVLAHLPAQAQVPARHEHRASRATAQAVEAQRLDRDDARFFLTRTGFSPTESELDAYAGLTRREAVDRVLAQTGTVATQPLPAWINEPIVTDDKQANDEARKVARQKNLARELEMRGWWISEMIRTPSPLTERMTLFWHNHFVSSSQKVVFAQLMYRQNVLLRQNAVGNFGTMLHAVSKDPAMLVYLDAASSRKGKPNENFAREVMELFTLGEGHYTEQDIKEAARAYTGWSVDREHDYAYVWLPQLHDTGTKTVFGRSGDYDGDQMLDVLLARPETAVFIVTKLWREFVSPDPDAAQVAHVAEAFRSSGYDIKVALRELFMTQAFWAPQTRATLVKSPVEMIVGTLKQFNVQYSDPAPFAIKSAQLGQNLFAPPNVKGWPGGDAWINSNTLLGRKQFLDQLFRSTEMKAPPAQAQKPGVMMAAMREDLKQGGPVPGLGAALKGMGPEGRFKLAQSQTMVSFNAARWLAQFGAEANDPPQLGPRLSIQHAVLPVDPTVPIPVKLAGAAYLRTLLMDPAYQLK, translated from the coding sequence ATGCGAATTTCTGGCTGGACGACGATTCCGATGGCGCTGGCGGTGGCCGGCGTTCTGGCCCACCTGCCGGCGCAGGCGCAGGTTCCAGCGCGGCACGAGCACCGGGCCAGCCGCGCCACGGCGCAGGCCGTCGAGGCGCAGCGCCTGGACCGTGACGACGCGCGCTTCTTCCTGACCCGCACCGGTTTCTCGCCCACGGAGAGCGAGCTCGACGCCTACGCCGGCCTGACCCGCCGCGAGGCCGTCGACCGCGTGCTGGCCCAGACCGGCACCGTCGCCACCCAGCCGTTGCCGGCATGGATCAACGAGCCGATCGTCACGGACGACAAGCAGGCCAATGACGAGGCCCGCAAGGTGGCCCGGCAGAAGAATCTCGCGCGGGAACTCGAAATGCGCGGCTGGTGGATCAGCGAGATGATCCGGACGCCGTCCCCGCTGACCGAGCGGATGACGCTGTTCTGGCACAACCATTTCGTATCCAGCTCGCAGAAGGTGGTGTTCGCGCAGCTGATGTATCGGCAGAACGTGCTGCTGCGGCAGAACGCGGTCGGCAACTTCGGGACGATGCTGCATGCCGTCAGCAAGGACCCGGCGATGCTGGTCTACCTGGACGCCGCCTCGAGCCGCAAGGGCAAGCCTAACGAGAACTTCGCCCGCGAAGTGATGGAGCTCTTCACACTGGGCGAGGGCCACTACACCGAACAAGACATCAAGGAAGCCGCGCGCGCCTACACCGGCTGGAGCGTGGACCGCGAGCACGACTACGCCTATGTCTGGCTGCCGCAGTTGCATGATACCGGCACCAAGACGGTGTTCGGCCGCAGCGGCGACTACGACGGCGACCAGATGCTCGATGTCCTGCTGGCGCGGCCGGAAACCGCCGTGTTCATCGTGACCAAGCTGTGGCGCGAGTTCGTCTCGCCCGATCCGGACGCGGCGCAGGTCGCGCACGTCGCCGAGGCCTTCCGCTCCAGCGGCTACGACATCAAGGTGGCGCTGCGCGAGCTCTTCATGACGCAGGCGTTCTGGGCGCCGCAGACGCGCGCGACGCTGGTGAAGTCGCCGGTGGAGATGATCGTCGGTACGCTCAAGCAGTTCAACGTGCAGTATTCGGACCCGGCGCCGTTCGCGATCAAGTCCGCGCAGCTGGGGCAGAACCTGTTCGCCCCGCCCAACGTGAAGGGCTGGCCGGGCGGCGATGCGTGGATCAACTCCAACACGCTGCTGGGCCGCAAGCAGTTCCTCGACCAGCTGTTCCGCTCCACCGAGATGAAGGCGCCGCCGGCGCAGGCGCAGAAGCCCGGCGTGATGATGGCGGCCATGCGCGAGGACCTGAAGCAGGGCGGCCCCGTGCCGGGCCTGGGCGCGGCATTGAAGGGCATGGGCCCGGAAGGCCGCTTCAAGCTGGCGCAGTCGCAGACCATGGTGTCGTTCAATGCGGCCAGGTGGCTGGCCCAGTTCGGCGCCGAGGCCAACGATCCGCCCCAGCTGGGGCCGCGCCTGTCCATCCAGCATGCCGTGCTGCCGGTCGACCCCACGGTGCCGATTCCCGTCAAGCTGGCCGGTGCCGCTTATCTGCGCACACTGTTGATGGATCCGGCCTATCAACTCAAGTGA
- the hpnD gene encoding presqualene diphosphate synthase HpnD, which produces MAALSVPPCIPFSVTPDDYCADKAAPAGSDLYYSVLFLAPERRRATVALEAVRRELEDAVRDASDPAVVQSKLQWWRQELARLFDGRPEHPATKALQPHLAAYDIGAVHLGELFAGVEADAMQNRYLDWPNLRRHGDQVAGVAGRLAARIAGHAQGRTLEFARLLALAEQLVHFIRNLGDDVRNNRVYIPVDELQRFNVPAADLFNRRYSDGFKALMGFQAERARATHREALAALPAEDRRAQRPALIRGVLAMRLLDELEADGFQVLTQRTDLTPLRKLWLAWKTQLRA; this is translated from the coding sequence ATGGCCGCCCTGTCCGTCCCGCCCTGCATTCCGTTTTCCGTGACTCCCGACGACTACTGCGCCGACAAGGCCGCCCCCGCCGGCAGCGATCTGTATTACAGCGTGCTGTTCCTGGCGCCCGAACGCCGCCGCGCGACCGTCGCCCTCGAAGCGGTGCGCCGCGAGCTGGAAGACGCGGTGCGCGATGCCAGCGATCCGGCGGTGGTGCAATCCAAGCTGCAATGGTGGCGGCAGGAACTGGCGCGGCTGTTTGACGGGCGGCCCGAGCATCCGGCCACCAAGGCACTGCAGCCGCACCTGGCCGCCTACGACATCGGCGCCGTGCACCTGGGCGAGCTGTTCGCCGGCGTCGAAGCCGATGCCATGCAGAATCGCTACCTGGACTGGCCCAACCTGCGCCGCCACGGCGACCAGGTCGCCGGCGTGGCGGGCCGGCTGGCCGCGCGCATCGCCGGCCATGCGCAGGGGCGCACGCTGGAATTCGCACGCCTGCTGGCACTGGCCGAGCAACTGGTGCATTTCATCCGCAACCTGGGCGACGACGTGCGCAACAACCGCGTCTACATCCCCGTGGACGAACTGCAGCGCTTCAATGTCCCGGCGGCCGACCTGTTCAACCGCCGCTACTCGGACGGATTCAAGGCGCTGATGGGATTCCAGGCCGAGCGCGCCCGCGCCACGCACCGGGAAGCGCTGGCCGCGCTCCCCGCGGAAGACCGCCGCGCCCAGCGGCCGGCGCTGATCCGCGGCGTGCTGGCGATGCGGCTCCTGGACGAACTCGAGGCCGACGGCTTCCAGGTGCTGACCCAGCGCACCGACCTGACGCCGCTGCGCAAGCTGTGGCTGGCCTGGAAGACCCAGCTCCGCGCCTGA
- the ompR gene encoding osmolarity response regulator transcription factor OmpR: protein MENSGHKILVVDDDPRLRDLLRRYLGEQGFTVLVAENATAMNKLWLRERFDLLVLDLMMPGEDGLSICRRLRGANDQTPIIMLTAKGEDVDRIVGLEMGADDYLPKPFNPRELIARIHAVLRRRGPAEIPGAPSETPETFAFGDFVLNLATRTLKKNDEEITLTTGEFSVLKVFARHPRQPLSREKLMEMARGREYEVFDRSLDVQISRLRKLIEPDASNPRFIQTVWGLGYVFIPDGAK from the coding sequence ATGGAAAATTCCGGTCACAAGATTCTCGTCGTCGACGACGATCCCCGCCTGCGCGACCTGCTGCGCCGCTACCTTGGGGAACAGGGCTTCACCGTGCTGGTGGCGGAAAACGCCACGGCCATGAACAAACTCTGGCTGCGCGAGCGCTTCGACCTGCTGGTGCTCGACCTGATGATGCCGGGCGAAGACGGCCTGTCGATCTGCCGACGCCTGCGGGGCGCCAACGACCAGACACCGATCATCATGCTCACCGCCAAGGGCGAGGACGTGGACCGCATCGTCGGCCTGGAGATGGGCGCCGACGACTACCTGCCCAAGCCGTTCAACCCGCGCGAGCTGATCGCCCGCATCCATGCCGTGCTGCGCCGCCGCGGTCCGGCCGAGATTCCCGGCGCCCCGTCGGAGACGCCCGAGACCTTCGCCTTCGGCGACTTCGTGCTGAACCTGGCCACCCGCACGCTCAAGAAGAACGACGAGGAAATCACCCTCACCACGGGCGAATTCTCCGTGCTCAAGGTGTTCGCGCGCCACCCGCGCCAGCCGCTGTCGCGCGAGAAGCTGATGGAGATGGCGCGCGGCCGCGAGTACGAGGTCTTCGACCGCAGCCTGGACGTGCAGATCTCGCGCCTGCGCAAGCTGATCGAGCCGGACGCGAGCAACCCGCGCTTCATCCAGACGGTCTGGGGCCTGGGCTACGTGTTCATCCCGGACGGCGCCAAGTAA
- a CDS encoding ATP-binding protein, giving the protein MRIPRPAALRRLLISVFGSLFWRTFMLIALLIAISLGAWFQSFRIFEREPRAQQIAMQIVSVVKLTRAALLYSDPARRRFLLLDLVQNEGIKVYPREKEDEYRTPQANPYLTQLVQREIRNRLGQDTVIATAVNDIPGVWVSFQIEGDDYWVAISPDRFEHVPGLQWLWWSIAALVLSVLGAAFITSRVNQPLKRLADTARAISAGDDPKSLPEGGGTEVAQANHSFNQMVRDLKQLEADRAVMLAGISHDLRTPLTRLRLETEMSPVDDQTRELMVADIEQMDAIIGQFLDYARPSGEMLEAVDLTELVRDTAPVYSAHDDIDLTLKLAPEAIARCNRMETQRILDNLIENARRYGKTHDTGRAEITVSTALRGNEVVLCVADRGAGVPADQLALLTRPFYRLESARSEAKGAGLGMSIVSRILQRSGGRLTLENRTPPETGLVVSACYARG; this is encoded by the coding sequence TTGCGCATTCCGCGTCCGGCCGCGCTGCGGCGCCTGCTGATCAGCGTATTCGGTTCGCTGTTCTGGCGAACCTTCATGCTGATCGCGTTGCTGATCGCGATCTCGCTCGGGGCATGGTTCCAGAGCTTCCGCATTTTCGAGCGCGAGCCGCGCGCGCAGCAGATCGCCATGCAGATCGTCAGCGTGGTCAAGCTGACGCGGGCGGCGCTGCTCTACTCCGATCCGGCGCGGCGGCGCTTCCTGCTGCTCGACCTGGTGCAGAACGAGGGCATCAAGGTCTATCCGCGCGAAAAGGAAGACGAATACCGCACGCCGCAGGCCAATCCCTACCTCACGCAGCTGGTCCAGCGGGAGATCCGCAACCGCCTGGGCCAGGACACCGTGATCGCCACCGCGGTCAACGACATCCCCGGCGTGTGGGTCAGCTTCCAGATCGAGGGCGACGACTACTGGGTCGCCATCAGCCCGGACCGCTTCGAGCACGTGCCGGGGCTGCAATGGCTGTGGTGGTCGATCGCGGCGCTGGTGCTGTCGGTGCTGGGCGCGGCCTTCATCACCTCGCGCGTCAACCAGCCGCTCAAGCGGCTGGCCGATACCGCGCGCGCCATCAGCGCGGGCGATGATCCGAAGTCGCTGCCCGAGGGCGGCGGCACGGAAGTGGCCCAAGCGAATCACAGCTTCAACCAGATGGTGCGGGACCTCAAGCAGCTGGAGGCCGACCGCGCCGTGATGCTCGCCGGCATCTCGCACGATCTGCGCACGCCGCTCACGCGCCTGCGCCTGGAAACCGAGATGAGCCCGGTCGACGACCAGACCCGCGAGCTGATGGTGGCCGACATCGAACAGATGGACGCCATCATCGGCCAGTTCCTGGACTATGCGCGCCCCTCCGGCGAGATGCTGGAAGCCGTCGACCTGACCGAACTGGTGCGCGATACCGCACCGGTCTATTCCGCCCACGACGACATCGACCTCACGCTCAAGCTGGCGCCCGAGGCCATCGCCCGCTGCAACCGGATGGAAACCCAGCGCATCCTCGACAACCTGATCGAGAACGCGCGCCGCTACGGCAAGACGCACGACACCGGCCGCGCAGAGATCACGGTCAGCACCGCGCTGCGGGGCAACGAGGTGGTGCTGTGCGTGGCCGACCGCGGCGCCGGCGTGCCGGCCGACCAGCTGGCGCTGTTGACGCGGCCGTTCTACCGGCTGGAATCCGCGCGCAGCGAGGCCAAGGGCGCGGGCCTCGGCATGTCGATCGTGAGCCGGATCCTGCAGCGCAGCGGCGGCCGCCTCACGCTGGAGAACCGCACACCGCCCGAGACCGGGCTGGTCGTCAGCGCCTGCTACGCACGCGGCTGA
- a CDS encoding DUF1501 domain-containing protein: MERRDFLKAGAMLGMGGALPGVVFAQGRGKRNGYGNLLILIELKGGNDGLNTVVPYTSAQYYALRPRIAIKREQVLQLDDRYGLHPSLQPLMPLWQAGELSVVQGVSYPQPNLSHFRSIEIWDTASRADQYLHEGWLTRAFAARPVPASFGADGVIIGSADLGPLDGGARAVALASPDAFLNEARLAMPSNATGNATLAHVLKVEADIVKAADGLRPKGGKFDFKTRFSETAFGNAIKAAMQVVAAPGRGGSDVAAVCLSLGSFDTHTNQLVAQNNLLRQLGDGIATLKSALTELGRWDDTLIVTYSEFGRRPRENLNNGTDHGTASAHFVAGGRARGGLAGQGPVLERLDGSGNLEPSVDFRSLYATVLERWWGMDSRSVLAGRFAPLDLIKA, translated from the coding sequence ATGGAACGTCGCGATTTTCTGAAAGCGGGTGCGATGCTCGGCATGGGTGGCGCGCTGCCGGGCGTTGTCTTTGCGCAAGGGCGGGGCAAGCGCAATGGGTACGGCAACCTGCTGATCCTGATCGAGCTCAAGGGCGGCAATGACGGGCTCAACACCGTGGTCCCGTATACCAGCGCGCAGTACTACGCGCTGCGCCCGCGCATCGCCATCAAGCGCGAGCAGGTGCTGCAGCTCGACGATCGCTATGGCCTGCATCCGTCCCTGCAGCCGCTGATGCCGCTGTGGCAGGCGGGCGAGCTCTCGGTGGTGCAGGGGGTGTCGTATCCGCAGCCCAATCTGTCGCATTTCCGCTCCATCGAGATCTGGGACACCGCCTCGCGCGCCGACCAGTATCTGCACGAAGGGTGGCTGACGCGGGCGTTCGCAGCCCGGCCGGTGCCCGCCTCGTTCGGCGCGGATGGCGTCATCATCGGCAGCGCGGATCTCGGCCCGCTGGACGGCGGCGCCCGCGCCGTGGCGCTGGCCAGCCCGGATGCCTTCCTCAACGAAGCCAGGCTGGCGATGCCGTCGAACGCCACGGGCAATGCAACGCTCGCGCACGTGCTGAAGGTCGAGGCGGACATCGTCAAGGCTGCCGATGGCCTGCGTCCCAAGGGCGGCAAGTTCGACTTCAAGACGCGCTTTTCGGAGACCGCCTTCGGCAACGCCATCAAGGCCGCCATGCAGGTGGTGGCGGCCCCCGGGCGCGGCGGCTCGGATGTGGCGGCGGTGTGCCTGTCGCTGGGCAGTTTCGATACCCACACCAACCAGCTGGTGGCGCAGAACAACCTGCTGCGGCAGCTCGGCGATGGCATCGCGACGCTCAAGAGCGCGCTGACGGAGCTCGGGCGCTGGGACGATACGCTGATCGTCACCTACTCCGAATTCGGCCGCCGCCCGCGCGAGAACCTGAACAACGGCACCGACCACGGCACCGCCTCCGCGCATTTCGTGGCGGGCGGGCGGGCCAGGGGCGGGCTGGCCGGGCAGGGGCCGGTGCTCGAGCGGCTGGACGGCAGCGGCAACCTGGAGCCGTCGGTCGATTTCCGCTCGCTCTACGCGACCGTGCTGGAGCGCTGGTGGGGCATGGATTCGCGGTCGGTGCTGGCCGGCCGCTTCGCACCGCTGGATCTGATCAAGGCCTGA
- the ispF gene encoding 2-C-methyl-D-erythritol 2,4-cyclodiphosphate synthase: protein MNWMDIRIGQGYDVHALVEGRKLILGGVEIPHTRGLLGHSDADALLHAITDALFGAAGLGDIGRHFPDTDPAFAGADSRVLLREAVRRVREAGYDVGNVDATVIAQKPKLAPHVPGMVANLAADLGIAPGRCNVKAKTNEKLGFEGREDGIVAQAAVLIYRAEAAEQD, encoded by the coding sequence ATGAACTGGATGGACATCCGCATCGGCCAGGGCTACGACGTGCACGCGCTGGTGGAGGGCCGCAAGCTGATCCTGGGCGGCGTGGAGATTCCGCACACGCGCGGCCTGCTCGGCCATTCCGACGCCGATGCGCTGCTGCACGCCATCACCGACGCGCTGTTCGGCGCGGCCGGCCTGGGCGACATCGGCCGGCATTTTCCCGACACCGACCCGGCGTTCGCCGGCGCCGACAGCCGCGTGCTGCTGCGCGAGGCGGTGCGCCGCGTGCGCGAGGCGGGCTACGACGTGGGCAACGTCGACGCCACCGTCATCGCGCAGAAGCCCAAGCTGGCGCCGCACGTGCCCGGCATGGTGGCCAACCTCGCGGCCGACCTGGGCATCGCGCCCGGGCGCTGCAACGTCAAGGCCAAGACCAACGAGAAGCTGGGGTTCGAGGGGCGGGAAGACGGTATCGTTGCCCAGGCTGCCGTGCTGATCTACCGCGCCGAAGCCGCCGAGCAGGACTGA
- a CDS encoding peroxiredoxin → MKTIGDKLEPFKVIGVKPGFNRHEENGQSAFEDITEASFPGKWKVIYFYPKDFTFVCPTEIVAFARLNQDFEDRDTVVLGGSTDNEFVKLAWRREHKDLDRLKQWSFADTTGALIDQLGVREHEAGVALRATFIVDPDNVIQHVSVNNLNVGRNPDEVLRILDALQTDELCPCNRAVGGATL, encoded by the coding sequence ATGAAGACCATTGGTGACAAGCTCGAGCCGTTCAAGGTGATCGGTGTCAAGCCGGGGTTCAACCGCCATGAGGAAAACGGCCAGTCGGCGTTCGAAGACATCACTGAGGCATCGTTCCCGGGCAAGTGGAAGGTCATCTATTTCTACCCGAAGGACTTTACCTTCGTGTGCCCGACCGAGATCGTCGCCTTCGCCAGGCTGAATCAGGACTTCGAAGACCGCGACACCGTCGTGCTGGGCGGCTCGACCGACAACGAATTCGTCAAGCTGGCCTGGCGCCGCGAGCACAAGGACCTCGACCGGCTGAAGCAGTGGTCGTTCGCCGACACCACCGGCGCGCTGATCGACCAGCTGGGCGTGCGCGAGCACGAAGCCGGCGTCGCGCTGCGGGCCACGTTCATCGTCGATCCGGACAACGTGATCCAGCACGTCTCGGTGAACAACCTGAACGTGGGCCGCAACCCGGATGAAGTCCTGCGCATCCTCGACGCCCTGCAGACCGACGAGCTGTGCCCGTGCAACCGCGCCGTCGGCGGCGCCACGCTCTGA